A portion of the Mytilus galloprovincialis chromosome 12, xbMytGall1.hap1.1, whole genome shotgun sequence genome contains these proteins:
- the LOC143054976 gene encoding uncharacterized protein LOC143054976 — protein sequence MEDSEDSEFEDLEIDEHHVVKIQAWIRGVIVRKWFKGMQSEYEKIVSDIEKSKSVIVEWPHAALGMPRVRKHKLKRNVGEVTPNVSARNSPNIESLRSSIKYHEIHAKSKDTTEVHQINSARSSNSSDFSETPFKPVVPYHTESQGNSGVISNFSHQALTNKINSCTIETQTSMDEETISVVETHQNNNPRETIGQQTRETTEQQTRETTGQQNPVRTYDMLIQTDDLPCYKEETNIDTQTEKGSTQVHTTNRQILEQKINKFENQLRTLNDISLKDSVQDSRKTSPQNNKTPSQLGQKVGPIPALEFGGSPKQETVQLSSVMESQRGRHPSYHQESSVLTNVTSVWDSFSSDCKDNSANSVYPNDPEALRGMRKNVAMELLWVQQAIDSRKNYLKLKNQMRVAT from the exons gCATGGATCAGAGGAGTCATAGTCAGAAAATGGTTTAAAGGAATGCAATCAGAGTATGAAAAGATAGTTTCtgatattgaaaaaagtaaatcaGTCATTGTGGAATGGCCGCATGCAGCACTGGGCATGCCCAGAGTCAGGAAACACAAGCTAAAGAGAAATGTTGGAGAAGTTACTCCTAATGTCTCAGCACGTAACTCACCAAATATTGAATCTCTGAGAAGCTCTATAAAATATCATGAAATTCATGCCAAATCAAAAGACACGACAGAAGTTCATCAGATAAATTCTGCAAGAAGTTCCAACTCAAGTGATTTCTCTGAAACTCCCTTTAAACCTGTTGTTCCATACCATACAGAATCACAGGGAAATTCAGGAGTTATTTCTAATTTCTCCCATCAAGCATTAACAAATAAAATCAACAGTTGCACCATTGAAACACAAACTAGTATGGACGAAGAAACTATATCAGTGGTAGAAACACACCAAAATAACAATCCAAGGGAGACAATTGGGCAACAAACAAGGGAGACAACTGAACAACAAACAAGGGAGACAACTGGACAACAAAATCCAGTTAGAACATATGATATGTTGATTCAGACTGATGATCTACCTTGTTACAAGGAAGAAACAAATATAGACACACAGACAGAAAAGGGGAGCACACAAGTTCACACTACAAATAGACAAATATTGGAACAAAAGATCAACAAGTTTGAAAACCAACTACGGACACTGAACGATATATCACTGAAAGACTCTGTACAAGATTCAAGGAAAACGTCTCCTCAAAATAACAAAACTCCTTCACAACTGGGTCAGAAAGTAGGTCCTATTCCTGCACTAGAATTTGGAGGTTCACCTAAACAGGAGACAGTTCAATTATCTTCTGTAATGGAATCTCAAAGAGGAAGACATCCAAGCTATCATCAAGAATCCTCTGTATTAACTAATGTGACTTCAGTATGGGATAGCTTTAGCTCTGATTGTAAAG ATAATTCAGCTAATAGTGTATACCCCAATGATCCTGAGGCCTTGAGAGGGATGAGGAAAAATGTTGCTATGGAGTTACTATGGGTACAGCAGGCTATTGATAGCaggaaaaat taTCTAAAGTTAAAGAATCAGATGAGAGTTGCCACTTGA